A single Leptolyngbya ohadii IS1 DNA region contains:
- the kaiC gene encoding circadian clock protein KaiC: MTQTNQDGQLSEQNGQTLVGVQKIRTMIEGFDDISHGGLPSGRTTLVSGTSGTGKTLFAVQFLYSGITYFDEPGIFVTFEESPADIIKNAFSFGWDLQKLIDEGKLFILDASPDPEGQDVIGNFDLSALIERIQYAIRKYKAKRVSIDSVTAVFQQYDAASVVRREIFRLVARLKQVGATTIMTTERIEEYGPVARFGVEEFVSDNVAIVRNVLEGERRRRTIEILKLRGTTHMKGEYPFTITDQGINIFPLGAMRLTQRSSNVRVSCGVKTLDEMCGGGFFRDSIILATGATGTGKTLLVSKFLQDGCRIGERALLFAYEESRAQLSRNAYSWGIDFEDLEQRGLLKIICAYPESAGLEDHLQIIKSEIAEFKPSRIAIDSLSALARGVSNNAFRQFVIGVTGFAKQEEITGFFTNTSDQFMGSNSITDSHISTITDTIILLQYVEIRGEMARAINVFKMRGSWHDKGIREYVISERGPEIKDSFRNFERIISGSPTRVSIDEKNELSRIVRGFQEKSTEEGTPER, encoded by the coding sequence ATGACCCAGACGAATCAGGATGGACAGCTGAGCGAGCAAAACGGTCAAACCCTGGTAGGGGTTCAAAAAATCCGTACCATGATTGAAGGGTTCGACGACATCAGCCATGGTGGGCTACCTTCGGGCAGAACAACGTTGGTCAGCGGCACATCGGGCACGGGTAAAACGCTATTTGCTGTCCAGTTCCTTTACAGCGGTATTACATATTTTGATGAACCGGGTATCTTTGTCACCTTTGAAGAATCGCCCGCCGATATTATTAAAAATGCCTTTAGTTTTGGCTGGGATTTACAGAAGCTAATTGATGAGGGCAAGCTTTTTATCCTTGATGCTTCTCCCGATCCCGAAGGGCAGGATGTCATCGGTAATTTCGACCTCTCTGCCCTGATTGAGCGAATCCAGTACGCCATCCGCAAGTACAAGGCAAAACGAGTCTCGATCGACTCTGTGACGGCGGTGTTTCAGCAGTACGACGCTGCCTCGGTGGTGCGGAGAGAAATCTTTCGGTTGGTGGCTCGCCTGAAGCAGGTGGGTGCAACAACGATCATGACGACGGAGCGAATCGAGGAATACGGTCCGGTTGCACGATTTGGCGTCGAAGAATTTGTTTCTGATAACGTGGCGATCGTCCGTAATGTTCTGGAAGGAGAGCGACGCCGACGCACGATCGAAATTCTGAAGCTGCGCGGTACAACCCACATGAAGGGCGAGTATCCCTTCACTATCACCGATCAGGGGATCAACATCTTCCCGCTAGGAGCAATGCGTCTGACTCAGCGATCGTCCAATGTGCGGGTATCCTGCGGGGTGAAAACGCTGGACGAGATGTGCGGCGGCGGCTTTTTCAGAGATTCGATCATTCTGGCAACGGGGGCGACGGGAACCGGGAAAACTCTGCTGGTCAGCAAATTCCTTCAGGATGGCTGTCGTATTGGGGAACGCGCTCTGCTGTTTGCCTACGAGGAGTCCCGTGCCCAGCTCTCCCGCAACGCCTACTCCTGGGGCATTGATTTCGAGGATCTGGAGCAGCGTGGCTTACTGAAAATTATCTGCGCCTACCCGGAATCTGCGGGCTTAGAGGATCACCTGCAAATCATTAAGTCTGAGATTGCAGAGTTTAAGCCTTCCCGAATTGCGATCGATTCCCTATCTGCTCTGGCGCGAGGAGTCAGCAACAATGCCTTCCGTCAGTTCGTAATTGGTGTTACGGGATTTGCCAAGCAGGAAGAAATCACTGGATTTTTTACCAATACTTCGGATCAGTTTATGGGGTCAAACTCTATCACCGATTCCCATATCTCTACTATTACCGATACCATTATTCTGCTCCAATACGTTGAGATTCGCGGCGAAATGGCACGAGCAATCAACGTCTTCAAGATGCGCGGCTCCTGGCACGATAAGGGCATCCGTGAGTATGTCATTAGCGAGCGGGGTCCGGAAATTAAGGATTCTTTCCGCAACTTCGAGCGCATTATTAGCGGTTCGCCAACAAGGGTCAGCATCGACGAGAAGAACGAGCTATCTCGTATCGTTCGCGGCTTCCAGGAGAAGTCTACAGAGGAAGGAACGCCAGAGCGTTAG
- a CDS encoding circadian clock protein KaiA, protein MRSLLSIGILAAATVVQKLSEALNSAAAEEQALVRYALHAFTDTAELLQFIRSNHVDCLVLQANPALQSLLNELSQQTVFLPAVIVDVERSLTDYPAGELRGNRRYSYHAAVQQLSLQQTGQIGLSIDQAISKFIQLSPESSESGVTTTVSETDALATHKSLMTQQLRLAEKLKERLGYLGVYYKRNPQNFLRHLPLDKQDELLRQLKEEYREIILVYFLNEPSLNEQIDNFVNVAFFADVPVAQIVEIHMELMDEFSKHLKLEGRSDEVLLDYRLTLIDTIAHLCEMYRRSIPRDS, encoded by the coding sequence TTGCGTTCACTTCTTTCGATCGGTATTCTTGCAGCCGCGACCGTTGTTCAGAAACTATCTGAAGCGCTAAATTCCGCTGCTGCGGAGGAGCAGGCGCTAGTCCGCTACGCCCTCCATGCGTTCACGGATACAGCTGAACTATTGCAATTCATTCGATCGAATCATGTAGATTGCCTCGTTCTCCAGGCAAATCCTGCCCTGCAATCCCTCCTGAATGAGCTGAGTCAGCAAACCGTCTTTTTACCTGCTGTGATTGTTGACGTTGAACGATCGCTCACCGATTATCCCGCTGGGGAACTGCGGGGCAACCGCCGCTATTCCTATCATGCCGCCGTTCAACAGCTTAGTTTGCAGCAAACCGGACAGATTGGGCTATCGATTGACCAGGCGATTAGCAAATTTATTCAGCTTTCCCCCGAAAGCTCGGAGTCCGGTGTCACAACAACAGTGAGCGAGACCGACGCCCTCGCCACCCACAAGTCCCTCATGACCCAGCAGCTCCGTCTTGCTGAGAAGCTGAAAGAACGACTTGGCTATCTGGGCGTGTATTACAAACGAAATCCCCAGAACTTTTTGCGCCATTTACCGCTAGACAAACAAGACGAACTGCTGCGGCAGCTCAAGGAGGAGTATCGGGAAATTATCCTGGTTTACTTTTTGAACGAGCCTTCCCTCAACGAACAGATCGATAATTTCGTCAATGTGGCTTTTTTCGCGGATGTGCCCGTCGCCCAGATTGTAGAAATCCACATGGAGCTAATGGATGAGTTCTCCAAGCATCTGAAGCTTGAAGGGCGCAGCGATGAGGTTTTGCTGGATTATCGCCTCACTTTGATTGATACGATCGCCCACCTTTGCGAGATGTACCGCCGCTCAATTCCCAGGGATTCCTGA
- the kaiB gene encoding circadian clock protein KaiB, with the protein MSPLKKTYILKLYVAGNTPNSVRALKTLNNILEKEFQGVYALKVIDVLKNPQLAEEDKILATPTLAKILPPPVRKIIGDLSDRERVLIGLDLLYDELQDEETDFDSIEESE; encoded by the coding sequence ATGAGTCCTTTGAAAAAGACCTACATTCTTAAACTTTATGTCGCCGGAAATACACCGAATTCGGTGCGAGCGTTAAAAACGCTTAACAACATTTTGGAGAAAGAGTTTCAGGGGGTCTATGCACTCAAAGTCATTGATGTGCTTAAAAATCCCCAGCTTGCTGAAGAAGATAAAATCTTGGCGACTCCCACCCTGGCAAAAATTCTGCCGCCTCCGGTTCGCAAAATTATTGGCGATCTCTCCGATCGCGAGCGAGTGTTAATCGGGCTTGATCTCCTCTACGATGAATTGCAAGATGAGGAAACCGATTTTGACTCGATCGAAGAGTCGGAATAG